From Mumia sp. ZJ1417:
TCACTGGGATCACGGGGATCTCATCACGGGGAGCAGTAAGTCCACAGATTGTGGATAACGATGTGGACGTACCGCGCCCCCCAGGGAGCCGGAGATTGGGGCCAACATGAGTGATGACCAGCCGACGCCGCCCTCGGAGGTGATCGACAGCGCAACGCTCCACCGCCGTTGGAACGCGATCACCGAGATCCTCCCCGTCACCACACGGGCATGGGTGACGAGCTCTGTCCCGATCACGCTCCACGAGAACACCCTCCTCGTCGGGGTCCCCAACGACTTCACGCGGACCCAGATGGAGGTACGCCTGAGGCCGCAGCTCGAGCAGGCACTGTCGGACTCCTTCGGGCGGCCGATCCGGATCGCGGTCACGGTCGATCCCAACGTGCTCCCCGCCGCCACGGAGAAGGCCGACAACCTCGAAGAAATTGACTTGTCGACAAATCGAGATGGCGTTAACTCGACTCCTGACGGCGTGGGGGTACCTGCCGCCGACCCGGTGTCCGCTCCAGGGCACACCGCCGACGTCCGCGCCCCCGCGTCGTCCGCGGCGCACGACGACGGCGCGCCGGTGAACTTCGACGCTTCACCGGCCTTCGTCCCCACGACGAGCCAGGCACGCCCTCCGCACCACGTCCGGGCAGCCGAGACGCGACTCAACCCGCGCTACCACTTCGAGAACTTCGTCATCGGCTCGTCCAACCGCTTCGCGCACGCGGCCGCCGTCGCTGTCGCCGAGGCGCCGGGGCGCGCCTACAACCCGCTGATGATCTACGGCGAGTCCGGGCTCGGCAAGACGCACCTCCTGCACGCGATCGGACACTACGTCCGCAGCCTGTACGCGAACGCGCGTGTGCGCTACGTGAGCACCGAAGAGTTCACGAACGACTTCATCAACGCCATCCGTGACGACCGGATGCCCGCGCTGCAGCGGCGCTACCGCGACACGGACGTCCTCCTCATCGACGACATCCAGTTCCTCGAGGGCAAGATCCAGACCCAAGAGGAGTTCTTCCACACGTTCAACACCCTTCACGGCTCCAACAAGCAGATCGTGATCACCTCGGACCGGCCGCCCCGTGGGCTCGAGTCGCTCGAGGACAGGCTCCGCAGCCGGTTCGAGTGGGGCCTCACGACGGACGTCCAGCCGCCCGACCTCGAGACCCGCATCGCGATCCTCAGCAAGAAGGCCGAGATCGAGAAGCTCACAGTCCCGCCTGAGGTGCTCGAGTTCATCGCCAGTCGGATCCAGACCAACATCCGCGAGCTCGAGGGCGCCCTGATCCGGGCGACGGCCTTCGCGAGCCTGAACCACCAGGCAGTCGATCTGCCGTTGGCCGAGATCGTCCTGAAGGACCTCATCCCCGAGGGTGGAGAGCCTGAGATCACCGCCGGCCTGATCATCGCCCAGACGGCCTCCTACCTCGAGTACTCGATCGAGGAGATCTGCGGAGCGAGCCGCTCCCGGGGACTCGTCCAGGCGCGCCAGATCGCGATGTACCTCTGCCGCGAGCTCACCGAGCTCTCGCTGCCCAAGATCGGGCAGCACTTCGGTGGCCGAGACCACACGACCGTCATGCACGCCGATCGCAAGATCCGCACCCTGATGGCCGAACGCCGACAGGTCTTCAACCACGTCACCGAGCTCACGAACCGCATCAAGCAGCAGGCTCGCCAGGTGGGCTGAGCGGGACCTTCAGCGGCCCCGCACGCGCTCCTCAGACCCCCAAAAGGGGCGGTACGACACCCGTCGTACCGCCCCTTTTGTTGTGATTCACGACTACCCACATCTGGGGATACACCTGGGGAAAACACCCCAACTTCATCCACAAGCCCCCGCTGTCCCGTGCACGACCTGGGGAGCGCGAGTCCGTCCTCCACCGCGTCGCACAGCGAACGGGTCGGTTGTCCACATCACGTGAACATTGCCATTCAGTTGCTGACCTGCACTGACTCGAGTTGTCCACTCCGTCAACAGCCCCTACTACTGAGATGAGAACTACAAGATCTCCTCATTCGTTCGAAGTCATCCACAGGCCAAACCTGGGGATGACGAATGACAACCTCCCTGACTGGTCGCCCGAGCCAGAGCCGTGGCAGGATTCCAGGAAACATGTCATTCCCCGGCCGCTCCCACGGCCGGCCACACCCGTCCGGAGGCACATCGCTGTGAAGTTCCGCATCGACCGCGACGCCTTGGCCGACGCAGTCGCCTGGACGGCCCGGAGCCTGCCGACTCGGCCGACCGTTCCCGTGCTCGCCGGCCTCATGGTCGAGAGCACCGACGGCGGCATCGCGCTGTCGAGCTTCGACTACGAGACCTCCGCCCGCTCCACCGTCGACGCCGACGTCGCCGACGATGGCCGGGCCCTCGTGTCCGGTCGGCTTCTCGCCGACATCTGCAAGTCGCTCCCCTCGCGTCCGGTCGACGTCTCGGTCGACGGCACCAAGGTCTCGCTGGTGTGCGGCAGCAGCCGGTTCAGCCTCCAGACGATGCCCGTCGAGGACTACCCCCAGCTGCCGGCGATGCCGACGGCGTCAGGCACGGTGAGCTCGGACGACTTCGCAACCGCCGTCGCGCAGGCCGTGGCCGCCGCTGGGCGCGACGACGTCCTCCAGCTCCTCACCGGGGTCCGCATCGAGCTTGCCGGGTCGACGATCTCGCTGCTGGCCACCGACCGGTTCCGGGCGAGCCTCCGCGAGCTCTCGTGGTTCCCCGAGAACCCGGACACCTCCGCGACAGCCGTCGTCCCGGCGCGCTCGCTCTCCGAGATCGCGAAGTCCTTCACGTCCGGCGGCGAGCTGACGATGGCCGTCGCCACGGGTGAGCAGGGCCCCGGCCTCATCGGCTTCGAGGGCTCCACGGCCAGCGGCACCCGCCGCACGACCACCCGGATGCTCGAAGGTGAGTTCCCCAAGGTGCGTCAGCTGTTCGCCGCCAACGCCCAGACCATCGCGTTCGTGGGCCGCCAGGACCTCATCGACGCCGTCCGCCGAGTCTCGCTCGTCGCCGAGCGCAACACTCCGGTGCGCCTGACGTTCTCCGACGGGCAGGTCCTCCTCGAGTCCGGCAGCGGGGACGACGCCCAGGCGCAGGAGACGCTGCAGGCGCAGGTCGACGGCGACGACATTGTGGTCGGCTTCAACCCGACGTTCCTCCTCGAGGGCCTGCAGGTCATGACCGACCCCGCCGTCCACCTCGCCTTCACCCAGGCGAGCCGCCCCGCGACGCTCGCGGGCGTGCAGGAGCTGGGCGGGGAGCCCGACATGTCCTTCCGGTACCTCATCATGCCGATGCGCCTGCCGGGCTGACGTCCGCTCGTCACCCCTGTCGCCACCATCTCGCCCGGACACGACTCCAAGGAGTGCCATGGACATCGGACTGATCGGCCTCGGCAAGATGGGCGGCAACATGCGCGAGCGCATGCGACGAGGGGGCATCAACGTCGTCGGGTACGACCGCAACCCCGACCTTGCCGACGTCTCCTCGCTTGGTGCACTTGTCGAAGCCCTTCCCGCTCCGCGGGTCGTGTGGGTCATGGTCCCGGCCGGCGCCGCCACGCACGAGACGGTCGCCCAGCTACGTGACCTGCTCTCAGCGGGCGACGTCGTGGTCGACGGCGGCAACTCGCGCTGGACCGACGACCTCCGCCATGCCGCTGAGCTGGCCGAAAAGGGCATCGGGTTCGTCGACTGCGGAGTCAGCGGCGGCGTCTGGGGTCTGGAGGAGGGCTACGCCCTGATGGTCGGCGGTGCGCCCGACGACATCGCCAAGGTCACCCCGGCGTTCGACGCCCTGCGACCCAGCCCGACCAGCGGCTACGTGCGCGCAGGTGGGGTGGGCGCCGGTCACTTCTCCAAGATGGTTCACAACGGCATCGAGTACGCGATGATGCAGGCGTACGCGGAGGGTTACGAGCTGCTCGAGAAGGTCGACCTCGTCGACGACGTCACCGAGGTGTTCGCCTCGTGGCGCGAGGGCACGGTCGTCCGCTCCTGGCTCCTCGACCTGATGGTCAAGGCGCTCCAGGAGGACCCGGGCCTCGCGCATATCCGCGGCTACGCGGAAGACTCGGGTGAGGGACGCTGGACCGTCGAGGCCGCGATCGACAACGCGGTGCCGGTGCCGGCGATCACCGCAGCGTTGTTCGCCCGGTTCGTGTCGCGCCAGGACGACTCGCCCGCCATGAAGGCGATCGCCGCGATGCGCAACCAGTTCGGCGGCCACGCGGTGAAGTCGGAGTAGCCACCGCACCGTGCACGTCACCCACCTCTCCCTGCACGACTTCCGCTCCTATGTCGAGCTCGAGCTCACGCTCGAACCCGGCGCCTCCGCCTTCATCGGTGCGAACGGTCAGGGCAAGACCAACCTCGTCGAGGCGATCGACTACCTCGCGACGCTGGGCTCGCACCGGGTCGCGAGCGATGCGCCACTCGTCCGGATCGGCGCCGACCGCGCGGTCGTCCGCGCGAGCGTCGTGCGCGATGACCGGTCTGCGCTGCTGGAGATCGAGATCACGCCCGGGCGCTCGAACCGCGCACGCGTGAACCGAGGTCCGCTCCCCCGCCCGCGTGACCTCCTCGGATGGCTCCGCTCGGTCGTGTTCTCACCCGAAGACCTCACGTTGGTCAAGGGCGACCCGAGCGACCGCCGCCATTTCCTCGACGCGCTCCTGGTTCTGCGTTCACCGCGGTTCGCCGGGGTTCGGGCGGACTACGACCGGGCACTGCGCCAGCGCAACTCGCTGCTCAAGTCCGCACGGCACGCCGGCCGCGGTGCGAACCTCGACACGCTCGACATCTGGGACGGTCAGCTCGCCACGTACGGGGGTGAGCTGCTGGCCGCACGGCTCGCGCTGCTCGACGCCCTCGGTCCGTACCTCGCCGACGCCTACCGCGCGGTCGCGGCGTCTGCGGCGGCTGAGCGTACGGAGGCCACGACCGCGTACAAGCCCTCCTTCGAGCTCCCCGAGACCCTGGACCGCGACGTCCTCCGTGAGGCGATGGCCGAGGAGATGGTGCGGCGCCGACGCGACGAGCTCGACCGCGGGGTCAGCCTCGTCGGCCCGCACCGCGACGACGTCGTCCTGTCTCTCGGGAGCATGCCCGCCAAGGGGTACGCGAGCCACGGTGAGTCGTGGTCATACGCACTGGCGCTGCGACTGGCTTCGTACGACCTCTTGCGCGCAGACGGCGACGACCCGATCCTGATCCTCGACGACGTGTTCGCCGAGCTCGACCGGGACCGGCGCGCTCACCTTGCCGACAGGGTCGCCGGCGCCGAGCAGGTGCTGGTGACCGCGGCTGTCGCAGAGGACGTGCCCGCGGGCCTGCGAGGGCGTCGGTACGACGTGGCGGCAGGCGAGGTCAGGATGGACGAGGAGGTGGCTGATGAGTAAGGAACCCGTCGACCCCGGTGAGCGCACACCCGTCGAGCCTGTCGAGCCTGCGGCAGACCATCAGACCGACGGCATCGAGCTGGCTCGCAGCATCGCACGTGCGTACCGTTCGGTCGGTCCCGCCGCCTCGCGCTCATCGACGCCACGCCGACGCCGACGCCGACGCACCATCCCGAGCGTGAGCGGCGCTCACCCCGACGACCGCGACCCCCAGACCCTGGAGTCGACGCTCGACCGGCTCGTGACCGAGCACGGCTGGGACACCGAGGTTGCGGTCCACGGCTTGTTCGGGCGGTGGAGCGAGATCGTGGGCGCGGAAGTCGCCGAGCACTGCCGGCCCGACCGTTATGCCGACGGGCAGCTCTGGGTGAATGCGGACTCGACGGCGTGGGCGACACAGTTGCGGATGCTCGCTCCCAACGTGGTCGGCAAGCTCAACGAGCGGCTCGGCGACGGCACCGTCACGCGGATCAACGTCCGCGGACCCCAAGGCCCGAGCTGGGCGAAGGGTTCACTGAGGGTGAAGGGCCGCGGGCCGCGCGACACCTACGGGTGAGTGGCGCGCCTCAGCGCGCGAAGACCGACGAGATCCGGTCGAAGACCGCCACGACCAGGGCGACCGCGATGCCGATGATCACCATCACGCCTGCGGCTGGCCCGACGCCGTCCCAGCCCCCGTATGGGCGCACGCCGATGAACAGCAGGACAGCGCCGGCAGCGACGGCTCCGATCAGCCCCCACCCCAGCGAGGCGAAGAACCCGCCGGTCGGCGGGCCGCTGCGGCGCAGTGCGAGCACGAAGACGGCGCCCGCGCCCCAGAGAAGTCCGACGGCGAGTGCCGCGACGACATCGGACGGGCGGTGCCACCCGGCGACGACGGTCGAGACGCCGGTGAGGACGACGGCGGCCGAGCCGAGCATCGTGACTAGGCCGCGGAGGGCCGCCGGCGCGACCAGCAGCGCTGCGATGACGAGCGAGATCGCGGCGGTGGTGTGACCGCTGGGAAGGCTGTTGACGTGCCAGCCGTACCCGTGGTCGGGCCGGTCGAGGACAGCGTGCTTGAGCACCTGGGTCGTGATGTTGGCGCCTGCGACGACGATCACCGCGGCGAATGCTGCGGCGAACCGCTGCCGCAGCACCGCCATCGTCATCAGGACGACCATGGCGATCGCCATCGTGCCGATGGAGAGGTAGCCGAGGACGGACAGGAGCTGGTCGAGGGCGTCGCGGCGCGCATACACGGCCTCCATCGCCCGCTGGTCGAGACGCTGCCCGCGGGGGTTCTCGATGAGATAGGACACCATCAGCACGAGTGCGGCGAACGACACCACGAGGAGTCCGAACGCCGACGCCAGCGTCCGTCCGCGATAAAGCCTCTGCCCCGCGGACGGCGCACGAGCAACCGTCGAAGATGCCATGTCCCCCACCTTGCCTCATCGCGCAACAGCGATCGACACCGTCTCGACCGTCCGCGACACAGAAGCCCCGTACAGGCGTTCGAGTGGGGACGGGGCGCATACGGGGCATCGTCGGCGGGGTCCCGATCCGTCACAGAGGGCACCTGAGCCCTCTCAGAGGCTTCCGGGCTTCGTCGCGCCCTCACGGGAGGACGCTGTCGGCTCGTGTGGCGCGCTCTACCGGCTACACTGGACCAGTTGTGTCCCGGCTGTTCTCGCCGCCCCGGCGACCATGCAGGTCGGGACGCCTGCGAGTTCGCGACCTGAGTTCTCGAGACGATGGAGGCCATCCACCTGTGAGCGAGTCGATCCCCACCCCCGAGACCCGCCCGACAGACTCGGGGTCCTCGTACGACGCCGGAGACATCCAGGTTCTCGAAGGCCTCGATGCCGTCCGCAAGCGGCCCGGCATGTACATCGGGTCCACCGGTGAGCGCGGTCTGCACCACCTGGTCTACGAGGTCGTCGACAACTCGGTCGACGAGGCCCTCGCCGGCCAATGCGACACCATCGAGATCACCCTCCTGTCCGACGGCGGTATCAAGGTCGTCGACAACGGTCGAGGCATCCCGGTGAAGGACCACCCCATCGAGAAGATCCCGACGCTGACGCTGGTCCTGACCTCGCTGCACGCCGGCGGCAAGTTCGGTGGGAGCGGCTACAAGGTGTCCGGTGGCCTGCACGGCGTCGGTGTCTCGGTGGTCAACGCGCTCTCGACCAAGCTGTACGCGGAGGTTCGTCGCGAGGGTCACGTCTGGCGTCAGTCCTTCACGTACGGCGTGCCTGACGGCCCGCTCGAGCGCGGCGAGGCCACGGAGGAGACCGGCACGACGATCACCTTCTACGCCAGCGACGAGATCTTCGAGACCACGACGTACTCGTTCGAGACGCTCACGACCCGCTTCCGTGAGATGGCCTTCCTCAACAAGAGCCTCGAGATCGTGGTCCGCGACGAGCGCCCTGCGGCCGGCGAGGTCGCCGAGGCCCTCCAGAGCGCAGAGGCGGCGCACGACATCACCCCCGCCGACAGCGCGACCGGCGGCACGGACGAAGGCGCGATGGAGCGTCGCTTCAAGTACGAAGACGGCCTGATCGACTACATCCACCACATCAACACGGGCAACCGCAGCCCGCTCAACCGCGAGGTCATCGCGTTCGAGTCCGAGAACCCGGACGCCGGGCTGAGCCTCGAGCTCGCGATGCAGTGGAACGTCTCGTTCTCGGAGTCGGTCCACACCTTCGCCAACACGATCAACACCCACGAGGGCGGCACCCACGAGGAGGGCTTCCGTGCGGCGCTGACCTACACGGTCAACAAGTTCGCCGAGGACCAGGGCCTGATCAAGAAGAAGGAGGACCGCCTCTCGGGTGACGACATCCGCGAGGGGCTGGCCGCCATCATCTCGATCAAGCTCTCTGAGCCGCAGTTCGAGGGTCAGACCAAGACCAAGCTCGGCAACACTGAGGCCCGGTCGTACGTCCAGACGGTCACCAACGATCACCTCGGTGCATGGTTCGAGCAGAACCCGGCCGAGGGCAAGATCATCGTGCGCAAGAGCATCGACGCGGCGACCGCGCGGATGGCGGCCCGCAAGGCGCGCGATCTCGCCCGCAACCGCAAGAGCCTGCTGGGCGGCGCGGGCCTGCCGGGCAAGCTCGCCGACTGCTCCTCGCGCAACCCGGAGGAGTGCGAGCTGTTCGTGGTGGAGGGCAACTCCGCCGGCGGCTCGGCCAAGGGCGGGCGCGACCCGCGGATCCAGGCGATCCTCCCGCTGCGCGGCAAGATCCTCAACGTCGAGAAGGCGAGGATCGACAAGATCCTCCAGAACGCCGAGGTCCAGGCCATCATCTCCGCGCTCGGCACGGGCGTCACCGACGACTTCGACATCGACAAGCTGCGCTATCACAAGATCGTGCTGATGGCCGACGCCGACGTGGACGGCCAGCACATCTCGACACTGCTGCTCACGCTGCTGTTCCGCTTCATGAAGCCTCTGATCGACGGCGGGTACGTCTACCTGGCGCAGCCGCCGCTGTTCAAGATCAAGTGGTCCAACACTGCCCCCGAGCTGGCCTACTCCGACCGGGAGCGCGACGCGCTGCTCGCCGCCGGCAAGGAGGCGGGCAAACGCCTGCCCAAGGAAGCCCCGGTCCAGCGCTACAAGGGTCTGGGTGAGATGAACGACCACGAGCTCTGGGAGACCACGATGGATCCGGAGCAGCGGATCCTGCGCCAGGTCACGCTCGACGACGCCGCCAACGCCGACGAGGTCTTCACCGTGCTGATGGGTGAGGACGTCGAGCAGCGTCGCGCGTTCATCCAGCGCAACGCCAAGGACGTCCG
This genomic window contains:
- the recF gene encoding DNA replication/repair protein RecF translates to MHVTHLSLHDFRSYVELELTLEPGASAFIGANGQGKTNLVEAIDYLATLGSHRVASDAPLVRIGADRAVVRASVVRDDRSALLEIEITPGRSNRARVNRGPLPRPRDLLGWLRSVVFSPEDLTLVKGDPSDRRHFLDALLVLRSPRFAGVRADYDRALRQRNSLLKSARHAGRGANLDTLDIWDGQLATYGGELLAARLALLDALGPYLADAYRAVAASAAAERTEATTAYKPSFELPETLDRDVLREAMAEEMVRRRRDELDRGVSLVGPHRDDVVLSLGSMPAKGYASHGESWSYALALRLASYDLLRADGDDPILILDDVFAELDRDRRAHLADRVAGAEQVLVTAAVAEDVPAGLRGRRYDVAAGEVRMDEEVADE
- the gyrB gene encoding DNA topoisomerase (ATP-hydrolyzing) subunit B, giving the protein MSESIPTPETRPTDSGSSYDAGDIQVLEGLDAVRKRPGMYIGSTGERGLHHLVYEVVDNSVDEALAGQCDTIEITLLSDGGIKVVDNGRGIPVKDHPIEKIPTLTLVLTSLHAGGKFGGSGYKVSGGLHGVGVSVVNALSTKLYAEVRREGHVWRQSFTYGVPDGPLERGEATEETGTTITFYASDEIFETTTYSFETLTTRFREMAFLNKSLEIVVRDERPAAGEVAEALQSAEAAHDITPADSATGGTDEGAMERRFKYEDGLIDYIHHINTGNRSPLNREVIAFESENPDAGLSLELAMQWNVSFSESVHTFANTINTHEGGTHEEGFRAALTYTVNKFAEDQGLIKKKEDRLSGDDIREGLAAIISIKLSEPQFEGQTKTKLGNTEARSYVQTVTNDHLGAWFEQNPAEGKIIVRKSIDAATARMAARKARDLARNRKSLLGGAGLPGKLADCSSRNPEECELFVVEGNSAGGSAKGGRDPRIQAILPLRGKILNVEKARIDKILQNAEVQAIISALGTGVTDDFDIDKLRYHKIVLMADADVDGQHISTLLLTLLFRFMKPLIDGGYVYLAQPPLFKIKWSNTAPELAYSDRERDALLAAGKEAGKRLPKEAPVQRYKGLGEMNDHELWETTMDPEQRILRQVTLDDAANADEVFTVLMGEDVEQRRAFIQRNAKDVRFLDI
- a CDS encoding DUF721 domain-containing protein — protein: MSKEPVDPGERTPVEPVEPAADHQTDGIELARSIARAYRSVGPAASRSSTPRRRRRRRTIPSVSGAHPDDRDPQTLESTLDRLVTEHGWDTEVAVHGLFGRWSEIVGAEVAEHCRPDRYADGQLWVNADSTAWATQLRMLAPNVVGKLNERLGDGTVTRINVRGPQGPSWAKGSLRVKGRGPRDTYG
- the gnd gene encoding phosphogluconate dehydrogenase (NAD(+)-dependent, decarboxylating), translating into MSPPSRPDTTPRSAMDIGLIGLGKMGGNMRERMRRGGINVVGYDRNPDLADVSSLGALVEALPAPRVVWVMVPAGAATHETVAQLRDLLSAGDVVVDGGNSRWTDDLRHAAELAEKGIGFVDCGVSGGVWGLEEGYALMVGGAPDDIAKVTPAFDALRPSPTSGYVRAGGVGAGHFSKMVHNGIEYAMMQAYAEGYELLEKVDLVDDVTEVFASWREGTVVRSWLLDLMVKALQEDPGLAHIRGYAEDSGEGRWTVEAAIDNAVPVPAITAALFARFVSRQDDSPAMKAIAAMRNQFGGHAVKSE
- the dnaA gene encoding chromosomal replication initiator protein DnaA, which translates into the protein MSDDQPTPPSEVIDSATLHRRWNAITEILPVTTRAWVTSSVPITLHENTLLVGVPNDFTRTQMEVRLRPQLEQALSDSFGRPIRIAVTVDPNVLPAATEKADNLEEIDLSTNRDGVNSTPDGVGVPAADPVSAPGHTADVRAPASSAAHDDGAPVNFDASPAFVPTTSQARPPHHVRAAETRLNPRYHFENFVIGSSNRFAHAAAVAVAEAPGRAYNPLMIYGESGLGKTHLLHAIGHYVRSLYANARVRYVSTEEFTNDFINAIRDDRMPALQRRYRDTDVLLIDDIQFLEGKIQTQEEFFHTFNTLHGSNKQIVITSDRPPRGLESLEDRLRSRFEWGLTTDVQPPDLETRIAILSKKAEIEKLTVPPEVLEFIASRIQTNIRELEGALIRATAFASLNHQAVDLPLAEIVLKDLIPEGGEPEITAGLIIAQTASYLEYSIEEICGASRSRGLVQARQIAMYLCRELTELSLPKIGQHFGGRDHTTVMHADRKIRTLMAERRQVFNHVTELTNRIKQQARQVG
- the dnaN gene encoding DNA polymerase III subunit beta, translated to MKFRIDRDALADAVAWTARSLPTRPTVPVLAGLMVESTDGGIALSSFDYETSARSTVDADVADDGRALVSGRLLADICKSLPSRPVDVSVDGTKVSLVCGSSRFSLQTMPVEDYPQLPAMPTASGTVSSDDFATAVAQAVAAAGRDDVLQLLTGVRIELAGSTISLLATDRFRASLRELSWFPENPDTSATAVVPARSLSEIAKSFTSGGELTMAVATGEQGPGLIGFEGSTASGTRRTTTRMLEGEFPKVRQLFAANAQTIAFVGRQDLIDAVRRVSLVAERNTPVRLTFSDGQVLLESGSGDDAQAQETLQAQVDGDDIVVGFNPTFLLEGLQVMTDPAVHLAFTQASRPATLAGVQELGGEPDMSFRYLIMPMRLPG
- a CDS encoding phosphatase PAP2 family protein, which produces MASSTVARAPSAGQRLYRGRTLASAFGLLVVSFAALVLMVSYLIENPRGQRLDQRAMEAVYARRDALDQLLSVLGYLSIGTMAIAMVVLMTMAVLRQRFAAAFAAVIVVAGANITTQVLKHAVLDRPDHGYGWHVNSLPSGHTTAAISLVIAALLVAPAALRGLVTMLGSAAVVLTGVSTVVAGWHRPSDVVAALAVGLLWGAGAVFVLALRRSGPPTGGFFASLGWGLIGAVAAGAVLLFIGVRPYGGWDGVGPAAGVMVIIGIAVALVVAVFDRISSVFAR